A genomic segment from Micromonospora echinaurantiaca encodes:
- a CDS encoding cysteine hydrolase, giving the protein MEEIDPARTAVLCVHWQHEVVSPDGLFGPLFADQVARHHVASHAARVAAAVRTGGGSVVYTRVAHRPGYPDLIPNTPAFALIRQRNAFLEGAPKTRIIDEVAPQSGDVVITHVRLSGFFGTDLDTILRARGVQTVLFTGVATNLSITGTAYEAVNHGYRIVTVSDACTAATDDAHRASLATLGQLGPVVSTDDVVRRLTGGP; this is encoded by the coding sequence ATGGAGGAAATCGACCCGGCGCGTACCGCCGTCCTCTGCGTCCACTGGCAGCACGAGGTCGTCAGCCCCGACGGGCTGTTCGGCCCGCTCTTCGCCGACCAGGTCGCCCGGCACCATGTCGCGTCGCACGCGGCACGGGTCGCCGCCGCCGTGCGGACCGGCGGCGGTTCCGTCGTCTACACGCGCGTCGCTCACCGTCCCGGCTATCCGGACCTCATCCCCAACACCCCCGCCTTCGCCCTGATCCGGCAGCGGAACGCCTTCCTCGAGGGCGCCCCGAAGACCCGGATCATCGACGAGGTCGCGCCGCAGTCCGGCGACGTCGTCATCACCCACGTCCGGCTCAGCGGCTTCTTCGGCACCGACCTGGACACGATCCTGCGCGCCCGGGGCGTGCAGACCGTCCTGTTCACGGGCGTCGCCACCAACCTGTCCATCACCGGCACCGCGTACGAGGCGGTCAACCACGGGTATCGCATCGTGACCGTCTCGGACGCGTGCACGGCGGCCACCGACGACGCGCACCGGGCGAGTCTGGCCACGTTGGGCCAGCTCGGACCGGTGGTCAGCACCGACGACGTGGTCCGCCGCCTGACGGGCGGACCCTGA
- a CDS encoding amylo-alpha-1,6-glucosidase: MSESQVSILDGTTFVVSDRTGDIVASPDAEHGLFAHDTRLLSKWQLTINGERLTTLSIDEVHYFENRFYLVPGEHDVYVNSTLTVRRIHNLDSGLHEELIITNNDRRPVDLTLRVEVDADFADLFEVKDAALTKKGRHYRRVDDGRCLVLGYERERFRRETLVSASVPAAFDENGVTLEVHIEPHSRWSGRLSALPDLPMPRGLDRLTIPGRAVRAGRDKQRDLLDWLDQAPRLECGWEPLRGTYRQSLIDLAALRFSPFLAEDKSVPAAGLPWFMSLFGRDSILTSFQALPVASELAATTLQVLAFRQGSRVDDFREEEPGRILHEMRYGERTVFDETPHSPYFGSADATPLFLVLLDEYERWTGDADLVRSVEQEARAAIDWINDYADLTGAGYISYQRRNTINGLENQCWKDSWDGISFRDGRLPSFPRATCELQGYAYDAKMRTARLARGIWNDPAYADRLEREAAELKDRFNRDFWVADGEYIALALDGEGRQVDALASNMGHLLWSGILDEQKAAAVVRHLMSPALFSGWGIRTLAQGEARYNPIGYHVGTIWPFDNSFIALGMRRYGYADEAARVAAGILDAAAFYDGRLPEAFAGSTRAETRYPVNYPTACSPQAWSAGAPLLLLRTMLGIRPVGEDLVIRPALPANLDFVALLDIPGRWGRLDAYGRRPATADRRELQPAPLQLSPP; the protein is encoded by the coding sequence GTGAGTGAGAGCCAGGTCAGCATTCTGGACGGAACTACCTTCGTCGTATCCGATCGGACGGGCGACATCGTCGCGTCACCCGACGCTGAGCACGGCCTTTTCGCCCACGACACTCGCTTGTTGTCGAAGTGGCAGCTGACCATCAACGGCGAGCGGCTGACCACCCTCTCCATCGACGAGGTCCACTACTTCGAGAACCGCTTCTACCTGGTCCCCGGCGAGCACGACGTCTACGTCAACAGCACCCTCACCGTGCGCCGGATCCACAACCTGGACTCTGGCCTGCACGAGGAACTGATCATCACCAACAACGATCGGCGACCGGTCGACCTGACCCTGCGGGTCGAGGTGGACGCCGACTTCGCGGACCTCTTCGAGGTCAAGGACGCGGCGTTGACGAAGAAGGGACGGCACTACCGGCGAGTCGACGACGGGCGGTGCCTCGTCCTCGGCTACGAGCGCGAACGGTTCCGGCGGGAGACGCTCGTCTCGGCGTCGGTGCCGGCGGCGTTCGACGAGAACGGCGTGACGCTCGAGGTGCACATCGAGCCGCACAGTCGATGGTCCGGCCGGCTCAGTGCGCTGCCCGATCTTCCCATGCCACGAGGTCTGGATCGGCTCACCATTCCCGGTCGAGCGGTGCGGGCGGGGCGCGACAAACAGCGCGACCTGCTGGACTGGCTGGACCAGGCGCCGCGCCTGGAGTGCGGCTGGGAGCCGCTGCGTGGCACCTACCGACAGAGCTTGATCGACCTGGCTGCGCTGCGGTTCAGTCCCTTCCTCGCCGAGGACAAGAGTGTTCCGGCGGCCGGGCTGCCCTGGTTCATGAGTCTCTTCGGCCGGGACAGCATCCTCACCAGCTTTCAGGCGTTGCCGGTCGCGTCGGAACTCGCCGCCACCACCCTGCAGGTGCTGGCGTTTCGGCAGGGCAGCCGGGTCGACGACTTCCGGGAGGAGGAACCCGGCCGGATCCTGCACGAGATGCGATACGGCGAGCGGACCGTCTTCGACGAGACGCCGCACAGTCCGTACTTCGGCAGCGCGGACGCCACGCCACTGTTCCTCGTGCTGCTCGACGAGTACGAGCGGTGGACCGGTGACGCGGACCTGGTCCGCTCGGTCGAGCAGGAAGCGCGCGCGGCGATCGACTGGATCAACGACTACGCGGACCTGACCGGTGCCGGGTACATCTCCTACCAGCGGCGCAACACGATCAACGGCTTGGAGAACCAATGTTGGAAGGACTCCTGGGACGGCATCTCGTTCCGCGACGGCCGGCTGCCGTCCTTCCCCCGCGCCACCTGCGAGCTGCAGGGGTACGCGTACGACGCGAAGATGCGCACCGCACGGCTCGCCCGCGGCATCTGGAACGACCCGGCGTACGCGGACCGGCTGGAGCGGGAGGCGGCCGAGCTCAAGGACCGCTTCAACCGCGACTTCTGGGTCGCCGACGGCGAGTACATCGCCCTCGCCCTCGACGGTGAGGGCCGCCAGGTGGATGCCCTGGCGTCGAACATGGGCCACCTGCTCTGGAGCGGCATCCTCGACGAACAGAAGGCCGCCGCCGTGGTGCGGCACCTGATGTCGCCCGCACTCTTCAGTGGCTGGGGCATCCGCACGCTGGCCCAGGGCGAGGCCCGCTACAACCCGATCGGGTACCACGTGGGGACGATCTGGCCGTTCGACAACTCGTTCATCGCCCTCGGGATGCGGCGGTACGGGTACGCCGACGAGGCGGCGCGGGTCGCGGCCGGCATCCTGGACGCGGCGGCCTTCTACGACGGCCGGCTGCCGGAGGCGTTCGCCGGCAGCACCCGCGCCGAGACCCGGTACCCCGTCAACTACCCGACCGCGTGCAGCCCTCAGGCATGGTCCGCCGGCGCCCCACTGCTCCTGCTGCGAACGATGCTCGGCATCCGGCCGGTCGGCGAAGATCTGGTGATCAGGCCGGCTCTGCCCGCTAACCTCGACTTCGTGGCGCTGCTGGACATCCCCGGCCGATGGGGGCGCCTCGACGCCTACGGCAGACGGCCGGCCACAGCCGACCGCCGCGAACTCCAGCCGGCGCCGCTACAGCTGTCGCCACCGTGA
- a CDS encoding SCP2 sterol-binding domain-containing protein: MADATQDFFRGLAQGRRDCRLTALHEGSVRFDISRDGQVSHWLISISKGDITVSEQATGGDAVVRADGAVFDRIATGETYFLTTVLRGEATVEGSPRLFATVRRLFPPPPTSERDRTPGGGRE; encoded by the coding sequence ATGGCTGATGCCACCCAGGATTTCTTCCGCGGCCTTGCTCAGGGGAGACGCGACTGCCGGTTGACGGCGTTGCATGAGGGCAGTGTCCGTTTCGACATCAGCCGGGACGGTCAGGTCTCCCATTGGCTGATCTCCATCAGCAAGGGCGACATCACGGTGTCGGAGCAGGCGACGGGCGGGGATGCGGTCGTCCGGGCGGATGGGGCGGTCTTCGACCGGATCGCCACCGGTGAGACGTATTTCCTGACCACGGTGCTGCGCGGCGAGGCGACCGTGGAGGGCAGCCCTCGGCTCTTCGCGACCGTACGGAGGTTGTTTCCGCCGCCGCCGACTTCCGAGAGGGACCGGACGCCGGGAGGTGGCCGTGAGTGA
- a CDS encoding DinB family protein, translated as MDEELHGAEFRECDLTGARLIGVVMQDAVIDGLITNLVVNGVEVTEYVEAELDRRHPVRVLIRSEDPADLREAARQLHAGWAATIERIRRTPGIERRSVNDEWSAVQTMRHLVFVHDSWFRRCCLGSTELFTPMGIGPTVEPYRGAHGLDLSLDPTLDEIVSMRDAQAAELEAWLDEVTAVQLAARAPVPDDDVWPPYARGRSVRQCLGTVLNETFEHHGFCVRDLDLIEAQDAA; from the coding sequence GTGGACGAGGAGCTGCACGGTGCGGAGTTCCGCGAGTGCGATCTGACCGGGGCACGCCTGATCGGCGTCGTCATGCAGGATGCCGTGATCGACGGGCTCATCACCAACCTCGTAGTGAACGGTGTCGAGGTCACCGAGTACGTCGAGGCAGAGCTCGACCGGCGTCATCCGGTGCGGGTGCTGATCCGCTCCGAGGACCCTGCCGATCTGCGCGAGGCAGCGCGTCAGCTCCATGCCGGCTGGGCCGCCACGATCGAGCGAATCCGCCGTACGCCCGGCATCGAGCGCCGCAGCGTGAACGACGAGTGGTCGGCGGTGCAGACGATGCGCCACCTGGTCTTCGTCCACGACTCGTGGTTCCGCCGCTGCTGCCTGGGCTCGACGGAGCTGTTCACGCCGATGGGCATCGGGCCGACCGTCGAGCCCTACCGTGGAGCGCACGGGCTTGACCTCTCGCTCGATCCGACCCTCGACGAGATCGTGAGCATGCGTGACGCACAGGCCGCCGAGCTCGAGGCCTGGCTCGACGAGGTCACCGCTGTGCAGCTCGCAGCGCGAGCGCCGGTGCCCGACGACGATGTCTGGCCGCCGTACGCCCGGGGCCGCTCGGTACGGCAGTGCCTCGGCACGGTGCTCAACGAGACCTTCGAGCACCACGGCTTCTGCGTCCGCGACCTCGACCTGATCGAGGCACAGGACGCTGCGTAG
- a CDS encoding TetR/AcrR family transcriptional regulator, which produces MSTRERWLTAGLDALAAEGASGVRADRIAARLKLTKGSFHHHFAGMEDYRRALLERHEQDQLALLERLAADLEQVPADAALGALTDRLTGLFDADLERAVRSWAVTDPAARATQERLDGARLEFLRRTWARILRDERRVHTAALVPHLIAIGASMAQPPLPADDLRAVFGLLSELASGVRIPGA; this is translated from the coding sequence ATGTCGACCCGGGAACGCTGGCTCACGGCAGGGCTTGATGCGCTGGCGGCCGAGGGTGCGTCGGGTGTCCGGGCCGACCGCATCGCGGCCCGACTCAAGCTGACGAAAGGCTCTTTCCACCATCACTTCGCCGGGATGGAGGACTATCGCCGGGCGCTGCTGGAGCGGCACGAGCAGGACCAGTTGGCGCTGCTGGAACGCCTTGCCGCGGACCTGGAACAGGTCCCGGCCGATGCCGCTCTCGGCGCCCTGACCGACCGCCTGACCGGCCTGTTTGATGCCGACCTTGAACGGGCGGTACGCAGTTGGGCGGTGACCGACCCGGCGGCCCGCGCCACACAGGAACGACTGGACGGCGCACGGCTCGAGTTCCTGCGCCGCACGTGGGCCCGAATTCTCCGTGATGAGCGGCGGGTGCACACCGCAGCCCTCGTTCCCCACCTCATCGCGATCGGTGCGAGCATGGCTCAACCACCCCTGCCGGCCGACGACCTGCGCGCCGTATTTGGTCTCCTCTCCGAGTTGGCATCCGGAGTACGGATTCCCGGGGCGTGA
- a CDS encoding DoxX family protein has translation MSALPDPVWPVILLAVISFGDGLLCLRPVSFIARCLEDVHWPRRYWWVLAPVKFAAAAGLIAGIWVPYLGLITSAALVLYFIVAIALHIRARDLGRNLFVNATGMLIVCVFTLVASF, from the coding sequence ATGTCAGCCCTTCCCGACCCGGTCTGGCCCGTCATCCTTCTTGCGGTGATCTCGTTCGGCGACGGTCTGCTGTGTCTGCGTCCGGTGTCGTTCATCGCGAGATGCCTGGAGGACGTGCACTGGCCCCGCCGCTACTGGTGGGTCCTCGCCCCCGTCAAGTTCGCGGCAGCCGCCGGCCTCATCGCCGGCATCTGGGTGCCGTACCTCGGGCTCATCACGTCGGCCGCGCTGGTGCTGTACTTCATCGTGGCGATCGCGTTGCACATTCGTGCCCGCGACCTCGGCCGCAACCTCTTCGTCAACGCGACCGGCATGCTGATCGTCTGCGTCTTCACCCTCGTCGCGAGCTTCTAG
- a CDS encoding MFS transporter yields MLLMLVSSTASFAALGVLSLFARDELGASDTMVTVNFVVVALASMAVMLATGHVSDLVGARRVIVPASLAWLGIGYAALASVRTYPAMLAVGVVFFCAVGVPNAQLMAYARDLVDRREDTAAPTVVIALMRIVLSVGSFTGFGISGLGLAYLGARPLFRVVAVVCLGCLALSWYLLRGHNTDATAPQPVKQQSTDDRRGAQKRTDGGTRLLLILVVVMVLFSSGRIMLLSQLPILVTVSLHAPLQMTGIVLALPPLCELALMPMMAYAALRWGRGKVFLVGGAASVAYYGGLVVVTTPGQLMLLQVVYAVFGAATVIAGLDLAQRLMAGRAGTATSIYLSHENVATVNGSLVAMASVATLGHQIGFLVPGALCLIALALATWAFIRHPDSSDLRHRPPRGQHPLIPAGTP; encoded by the coding sequence ATGTTGTTGATGCTGGTCAGCTCGACGGCGTCGTTCGCGGCACTCGGCGTGCTGTCGTTGTTTGCCCGGGATGAGCTGGGCGCCTCGGACACCATGGTGACGGTCAATTTCGTTGTCGTCGCACTGGCCAGTATGGCGGTGATGCTCGCAACGGGCCACGTCTCCGACCTCGTTGGTGCCCGACGAGTGATCGTCCCGGCGAGCCTCGCGTGGCTGGGCATCGGCTACGCGGCCCTAGCGAGCGTGCGGACGTACCCGGCGATGCTCGCCGTCGGCGTCGTCTTCTTCTGCGCGGTGGGCGTCCCCAACGCCCAGCTGATGGCCTACGCGCGTGACCTCGTCGATCGCCGGGAAGACACCGCCGCCCCCACCGTCGTGATCGCCCTGATGCGCATCGTGTTGTCCGTCGGTTCGTTCACCGGATTCGGCATCAGCGGTCTCGGCCTGGCCTACCTCGGAGCACGCCCGCTGTTCCGGGTCGTCGCCGTCGTCTGCCTTGGCTGTCTGGCGCTGTCGTGGTACCTGCTGCGAGGGCACAACACCGACGCCACGGCACCTCAGCCGGTCAAGCAGCAGAGCACCGATGACAGGCGCGGTGCCCAGAAGAGGACGGACGGCGGTACGCGGCTACTGCTGATCCTCGTGGTCGTCATGGTGCTGTTCTCCAGCGGACGCATCATGCTGCTGTCCCAGTTACCGATCCTGGTGACCGTGTCCCTGCACGCCCCGCTGCAGATGACTGGAATCGTGCTCGCGCTGCCGCCACTGTGCGAACTGGCCCTCATGCCGATGATGGCGTACGCGGCCCTGCGCTGGGGACGCGGCAAAGTGTTCCTGGTCGGGGGTGCCGCGAGCGTCGCCTACTACGGCGGCCTCGTCGTCGTCACCACACCTGGACAGCTGATGCTGCTGCAGGTCGTCTACGCGGTGTTCGGCGCCGCCACAGTCATTGCCGGTCTCGACCTCGCCCAACGGTTGATGGCAGGTCGTGCCGGTACGGCCACGTCGATATACCTCAGCCATGAAAACGTGGCGACCGTCAACGGAAGTCTCGTGGCCATGGCGTCCGTTGCCACGCTGGGACACCAGATCGGCTTCCTCGTCCCGGGAGCGCTGTGTCTGATCGCTCTCGCCCTCGCCACCTGGGCGTTCATCCGGCACCCAGACTCATCCGACCTGCGCCACAGGCCACCGCGTGGACAGCACCCCCTGATACCCGCCGGTACACCCTGA
- a CDS encoding TIGR02679 family protein, with protein MTAARFDRPELAPLWTELRRRFEGTDGRVSRVRLHHLQPAERAALADLLGLAYTPDPDVTVSVRLLDTILQTATGGLDTRGVVEAIGGPLTSRAEDRRERAAERAKLWQWAREHPTVLAEPALLTWLDRVRAGGLVAGDTSATRTLLEQAFEVLTALPAAGEPLPVLAARLTGDSHALDEDSRLGKVVLRALAALRDEETPTDAEGRRRLWEYSGVACDELSTSVLVAGMRPAGDGPLARGLRIWADAGQASVVTLAHLKRHPVGPLQGPVFVVENPAVIALALQRFGVACPPLVCVAGWPSTAAIMLLRAIAASGARLRYHGDFDGEGLRIAAHVMSKTGAEPWLLQAEDYRRAVPSAGPPAGRVDDTPWDPQLAEVVRAHGIALLEEVVADSLLADMGAYVDGDGTEEETGVRPGADPPVG; from the coding sequence GTGACGGCAGCCCGGTTCGACCGTCCCGAACTCGCACCGCTCTGGACGGAGCTTCGACGCCGATTCGAGGGCACCGACGGGCGGGTGAGCCGGGTACGCCTGCACCACCTCCAGCCGGCTGAACGGGCCGCGCTGGCCGACCTCCTCGGCCTCGCGTACACCCCGGACCCGGATGTGACCGTTTCCGTCCGGCTGCTCGACACGATCCTGCAGACTGCCACCGGCGGACTGGACACCCGAGGCGTGGTCGAGGCGATTGGTGGCCCCCTCACCAGTCGAGCGGAGGACCGCCGGGAACGCGCCGCCGAGCGTGCCAAGCTGTGGCAGTGGGCCCGCGAGCATCCCACCGTCCTCGCCGAGCCGGCCCTGCTCACCTGGCTCGATCGCGTTCGCGCCGGCGGCCTCGTCGCCGGCGACACCTCCGCCACCCGGACGCTGCTGGAGCAGGCATTCGAGGTCCTTACCGCACTACCCGCGGCCGGCGAACCGCTCCCGGTGCTGGCCGCCCGCCTCACCGGTGACTCCCATGCGCTCGACGAGGACAGCCGGCTCGGCAAGGTGGTGCTTCGGGCCTTGGCCGCGCTGCGCGACGAGGAGACACCGACCGACGCGGAGGGTCGCCGGCGGCTGTGGGAGTACTCGGGCGTCGCCTGTGACGAGCTGTCAACCTCCGTCCTGGTCGCGGGGATGCGGCCCGCCGGCGACGGCCCACTCGCCCGAGGATTACGCATCTGGGCCGACGCCGGTCAGGCATCCGTGGTCACCCTGGCTCACCTCAAGCGTCACCCTGTCGGTCCACTGCAGGGACCGGTGTTCGTCGTGGAGAACCCGGCGGTGATCGCACTCGCGCTCCAGAGGTTCGGTGTCGCCTGCCCACCCCTGGTCTGCGTTGCTGGATGGCCGAGCACGGCGGCGATCATGTTGTTACGAGCGATCGCTGCCAGCGGGGCGAGGCTCCGCTACCACGGAGACTTCGACGGCGAAGGCCTGCGGATCGCCGCGCACGTGATGAGCAAGACGGGCGCGGAACCGTGGCTGCTCCAGGCGGAAGACTACCGGCGTGCCGTGCCGAGTGCGGGCCCACCGGCGGGTCGAGTCGACGACACCCCCTGGGACCCGCAACTGGCTGAAGTCGTCCGCGCACACGGCATAGCTCTGCTTGAGGAAGTGGTGGCGGATTCCCTGCTTGCCGACATGGGAGCATACGTCGACGGCGATGGGACCGAGGAAGAGACCGGCGTTCGGCCGGGGGCCGATCCACCGGTCGGATGA